A section of the Agromyces aurantiacus genome encodes:
- a CDS encoding aldo/keto reductase yields MTDGTTLAPLGLGLAALGRPAYITEGRDAALGADRSVPAMRWRAHTMLDAAWDRGIRFIDAARSYGRAEEFLGSWLAADPARRDALTIESKWGYDYVGEWRMDADVHERKEHSLAMFRRQWPETLAALGGAPDLYLVHSLTPDSSALADAALLDALRELAASGVRVGISTSGPAQGDALDAARSLADSPFTVVQATWNLLEPSAGPALARAHVAGWFVVVKEAVANGRLTSAGDPVERVAEAARLAAADGQSLDAFAIGAARAQPWVDAVLSGAVTPSQLESNLASRGPATDASALAALAEEPAAYWTARGIRSWT; encoded by the coding sequence GTGACGGATGGTACGACCCTCGCCCCGCTCGGACTCGGCCTCGCCGCGCTCGGCCGGCCCGCGTACATCACCGAGGGGCGGGACGCCGCGCTCGGCGCCGACCGGAGCGTTCCGGCGATGCGGTGGCGTGCTCACACGATGCTCGACGCGGCGTGGGACCGCGGCATCCGCTTCATCGACGCCGCTCGTTCGTACGGGCGCGCCGAGGAGTTCCTCGGGTCGTGGCTCGCCGCCGACCCCGCCCGCCGTGACGCCCTCACGATCGAGTCGAAGTGGGGCTACGACTACGTGGGCGAGTGGCGCATGGACGCCGACGTGCACGAGCGCAAGGAGCACTCGCTCGCGATGTTCCGCCGGCAGTGGCCCGAGACGCTCGCCGCGCTCGGCGGCGCGCCCGATTTATACCTCGTGCACTCGCTCACGCCCGACAGCTCGGCGCTGGCCGACGCCGCGCTGCTCGATGCGCTGCGCGAGCTCGCGGCATCCGGGGTGCGCGTGGGCATCTCGACGAGCGGGCCTGCGCAGGGCGACGCGCTCGATGCGGCGCGCTCGCTCGCCGACTCGCCGTTCACGGTCGTGCAGGCGACGTGGAACCTGCTCGAACCGTCGGCCGGGCCGGCGCTCGCGCGCGCCCACGTTGCCGGCTGGTTCGTCGTCGTCAAGGAGGCCGTCGCGAACGGGCGGCTCACGTCCGCGGGCGACCCGGTGGAGCGGGTCGCGGAGGCCGCGAGGCTCGCCGCGGCCGACGGTCAGTCGCTCGACGCGTTCGCGATCGGCGCCGCCCGCGCGCAGCCGTGGGTCGACGCCGTGCTCTCCGGCGCGGTCACGCCGAGCCAGCTCGAGTCCAACCTGGCCTCACGCGGCCCGGCGACGGATGCCTCGGCGCTCGCCGCCCTCGCCGAGGAGCCGGCCGCGTACTGGACGGCCCGCGGCATCCGCTCCTGGACCTGA
- a CDS encoding DEAD/DEAH box helicase, translating to MTSVDAPVEAEAPAEPPRTTFADLGLEGPVLKALDDVGYETPSAIQAATIPTLLAGRDVVGLAQTGTGKTAAFALPILARLDVSQKTPQALVLAPTRELALQVCEAFERYAAHLKNVHILPVYGGQGYGVQLSALRRGVHIIVGTPGRIMDHLDKGTLDLSELKYLVLDEADEMLKMGFAEDVETILADTPDTKQVALFSATMPASIRRMSQQYLHDPEEITVKAKTQTSANITQRYLVVSYAQKVDALTRILEVENFEGMIIFVRTKNVTEELAEKLRARGYEAAAINGDIAQAQRERTVEQLKSGKLDILVATDVAARGLDVDRISHVVNFDIPTDSEPYVHRIGRTGRAGRTGDAISFVTPRERGLLARIEKATKQPMTQMQLPSVDEVNVTRLARFDDRITAALGQSERIDGFRDIIAHYVRHHDVPETDVAAALAVVAQGESPLLLEPEPERPVRDRFDRDRDRDGGGRADRGDRGERGERPERRRRPNAGPMAQYRISVGKRQRVQPRQIVGALANEGGLQRDDFGAIQIKSDFSLVELPADLPQDVFDRLAGTRISGQLIELQPDSGRPRRRSWDDDRRPARRPREYGDERSPRRRDDDERADRAPRDDDTPYRKPRHPKR from the coding sequence GTGACTTCCGTCGATGCTCCCGTCGAGGCCGAGGCTCCCGCCGAGCCCCCTCGCACGACGTTCGCCGACCTCGGGCTCGAGGGCCCGGTCCTCAAGGCCCTCGACGATGTGGGCTACGAGACGCCCTCCGCCATCCAGGCGGCGACCATCCCGACCCTGCTCGCGGGCCGCGACGTGGTCGGCCTCGCGCAGACCGGCACCGGCAAGACGGCCGCGTTCGCGCTCCCGATCCTCGCGCGCCTCGACGTCTCGCAGAAGACCCCGCAGGCGCTCGTCCTGGCGCCCACCCGCGAGCTCGCGCTGCAGGTCTGCGAGGCGTTCGAGCGGTACGCCGCGCACCTGAAGAACGTGCACATCCTCCCCGTCTACGGCGGGCAGGGCTACGGCGTGCAGCTGTCGGCGCTGCGCCGCGGCGTGCACATCATCGTGGGCACGCCCGGCCGCATCATGGACCACCTCGACAAGGGCACGCTCGACCTCTCGGAGCTCAAGTACCTCGTGCTCGACGAGGCCGACGAGATGCTCAAGATGGGCTTCGCCGAGGACGTCGAGACGATCCTCGCCGACACCCCCGACACCAAGCAGGTCGCGCTGTTCTCGGCGACCATGCCCGCCTCGATCCGTCGGATGTCGCAGCAGTACCTGCACGACCCGGAGGAGATCACGGTCAAGGCGAAGACCCAGACCTCCGCGAACATCACCCAGCGCTACCTCGTCGTCTCGTACGCGCAGAAGGTCGACGCGCTCACGCGCATCCTCGAGGTCGAGAACTTCGAGGGCATGATCATCTTCGTCCGCACGAAGAACGTCACCGAGGAACTCGCCGAGAAGCTCCGCGCGCGCGGCTACGAGGCCGCCGCGATCAACGGCGACATCGCGCAGGCGCAGCGCGAGCGCACGGTCGAGCAGCTCAAGAGCGGCAAGCTCGACATCCTGGTGGCGACGGATGTCGCGGCGCGCGGCCTCGACGTCGACCGCATCAGCCATGTCGTCAACTTCGACATCCCGACCGACAGCGAGCCGTACGTGCACCGCATCGGCCGCACGGGTCGCGCCGGACGCACGGGCGACGCGATCAGCTTCGTGACCCCGCGCGAGCGCGGCCTGCTCGCGCGCATCGAGAAGGCCACGAAGCAGCCCATGACGCAGATGCAGCTGCCGAGCGTCGACGAGGTCAACGTGACCCGCCTCGCGCGCTTCGACGACCGCATCACCGCGGCGCTTGGTCAGTCCGAGCGCATCGACGGCTTCCGCGACATCATCGCCCATTACGTGCGCCACCACGACGTGCCCGAGACGGATGTCGCGGCCGCGCTCGCGGTGGTCGCGCAGGGCGAGTCGCCGCTGCTGCTCGAGCCCGAGCCCGAGCGGCCCGTGCGCGATCGGTTCGACCGGGACCGGGATCGCGACGGCGGCGGCCGGGCCGACCGCGGTGACCGCGGTGAGCGCGGCGAGCGCCCAGAGCGTCGCCGGCGCCCGAACGCGGGGCCCATGGCGCAGTACCGCATCTCGGTCGGCAAGCGCCAGCGCGTGCAGCCGCGCCAGATCGTCGGCGCCCTCGCGAACGAGGGCGGCCTGCAGCGCGACGACTTCGGCGCCATCCAGATCAAGTCGGACTTCTCGCTCGTCGAGCTGCCCGCCGACCTGCCGCAGGACGTGTTCGACCGGCTCGCCGGAACGCGCATCTCGGGCCAGCTCATCGAGCTGCAGCCCGACTCGGGGCGGCCGCGCCGCCGGTCGTGGGACGACGACCGCCGCCCGGCCCGCCGCCCGCGCGAGTACGGCGACGAGCGTTCACCGCGTCGCCGCGACGACGACGAGCGCGCCGACCGCGCGCCGCGCGACGACGACACGCCGTACCGGAAACCGCGCCACCCCAAGCGCTGA